AGGCCGACACGCTCGCCGGCTTCCACAAGGACTTCAGCGAGCGCGAACGCGATGGTCAGCGTGCGATCGAGCTTGCTCTCGCGCGCGAGCTTCGAGACGAAGTTCATCGACGGCGAGCGGTCCGGCCAGATCCAGATGGTGTGGGCGGCCTCCCACTCCTGCTCGCGGACGTAGAGATTGTCGTCGCGCGCCGAGCGGCGCCAGTCGATGCGGCGCGCCGCTTCGCCCGGCACGTAGCGGCGGAATTGCCAGAAGTTCTCGCCGGAGCCGGAGCGGCGGCGGCCATGCAGACCGTGGATCACTGTCGCTGCGATCTTGCGCGCTTCGAGGATCAGCCGCGGCATGGAGGCCGCGAGCGTGCGGCCGGCGCCGGTCGCCAGCCGCGTCGCCCGGACTTCGTCACGCCCCGCAGTGCCTTCAGAGGCCATCGATTATCCGATGCGAGACGTGAGCTTGCGGATGATGCCGCTGATGGTCTCACCTTCCGCACGCGCCGCAAAGGTCAGCGCCATGCGGTGCTTCAGCACCGGCTCGGCCATCGAGATGACGTCGTCGATCGACGGCACCAGGCGGCCGTCGAGCAGCGCTCTCGCGCGCGCCACCAGCATCAGCGACTGCGAGGCGCGCGGGCTCGGTCCCCACGCGATCGATTGGCCGAGGTCGCCAGCGTCGGGACCCGGGCGCGCCGAGCGCACCAGGGTGAGGATTGCATTGACCACGGACTCGCCGACCGGCAGGCGGCGCACCAGGCGCTGCGCCGCGATCAATTCGTCGGCGGTCATCGCCGGCTGCGCCTTGGCCTCGTCGAGGCCGGTGGTGGCGAACACGATGCGGCGCTCGGCTTCGATATCGGGATATTCGACGTCGATCTGCATCAGGAAGCGGTCGAGCTGGGCTTCGGGCAGCGGATAGGTGCCCTCCTGCTCGATCGGGTTTTGCGTGGCGAGCACGTGGAACGGCTTCGGCATGTCGTGCCGGCTGCCGGCGACCGTGACGTGCTGCTCCTGCATGGCCTGCAGCAGCGCCGACTGGGTGCGGGGGCTGGCGCGGTTGATCTCGTCGGCCATGAGGAGTTGGCCGAAGATCGGGCCCGGGATGAAGCGGAACGCCCTGCGGCCGCCCGGAGCTTCCTCCAGCACTTCGCTGCCCAGGATGTCGGAGGGCATCAGGTCCGGCGTGAACTGGATGCGGCGGGCATCGAGGCCGAGCACGGTGCCCATGGCCTCGACGAGCTTGGTCTTGGCGAGGCCGGGAACGCCGACCAGCATGCCGTGACCGCCGCACAGGACGGTGATCAGCGCCTGCTCGACCACCTTGTCCTGGCCGAAGATCACGGCGCCAATGGCGGTCTTAGCCGCGGCGACATGCTGCGAGGTCGTCTCAGCCGCCCGGACGATCATGTCCTCGAGCTTCTCGACCCCTTCACCACCTGCTGCCGCCATTTCGAGCTCCGTGTTTTGGGTTTGGGAACGACACTGGCCGCCGCCCGCTTGTCGTAGCCTATGCACAAACAATAATCATGCCAGTGCGATACTAGCCCCGATTCCCACAGGTGCGTTCTCACATTTGAGGCAAAACCCCGCTATTTTTCTGCGGTTTCAAGCCGTTCGGACTATTTTTCCGCCCGGGCTGGGCAAGCGCCTCCGAGTGGTAGGGTAGGGTCAACAATGGCGAACGAAAGGCGATCCGACGAAAAGCGCCCCGGCACGCTGGATGGGCTTGTCAACAATGCGCGAGGTGCAACCCAAAAGGGCCCGCCGCCGGTGCATTTGTGGAATCCGCCATTCTGCGGCGACCTCGATATGCGGATCGGTTCGGATGGCACCTGGCACTACATGAAAACCCCGATCGGCCGGCCTGCGCTGGTCAAACTGTTCGCTTCCGTGCTCAAGCGCGAAGGCGACAAGTATTTCCTCGTCACGCCGGTCGAGAAGTGCGGCATCACGGTCGACGATGCGCCGTTCATGGCTGTCGAAATGCGATCGGAGCAGGGCGATGGGGGGCGCGTGCTGAACTTCCGCACCAACGTGGACGACTGGGTCGCCT
The Rhodoplanes sp. Z2-YC6860 genome window above contains:
- a CDS encoding DUF1285 domain-containing protein, with the translated sequence MANERRSDEKRPGTLDGLVNNARGATQKGPPPVHLWNPPFCGDLDMRIGSDGTWHYMKTPIGRPALVKLFASVLKREGDKYFLVTPVEKCGITVDDAPFMAVEMRSEQGDGGRVLNFRTNVDDWVACGPAHALRFESEPDTGGLKPYLHVRRDLWAKVTRALFYDLVELGEERDVDGETMFGVVSGGAFFAMAPAESLREFG
- a CDS encoding AAA family ATPase, coding for MAAAGGEGVEKLEDMIVRAAETTSQHVAAAKTAIGAVIFGQDKVVEQALITVLCGGHGMLVGVPGLAKTKLVEAMGTVLGLDARRIQFTPDLMPSDILGSEVLEEAPGGRRAFRFIPGPIFGQLLMADEINRASPRTQSALLQAMQEQHVTVAGSRHDMPKPFHVLATQNPIEQEGTYPLPEAQLDRFLMQIDVEYPDIEAERRIVFATTGLDEAKAQPAMTADELIAAQRLVRRLPVGESVVNAILTLVRSARPGPDAGDLGQSIAWGPSPRASQSLMLVARARALLDGRLVPSIDDVISMAEPVLKHRMALTFAARAEGETISGIIRKLTSRIG